Within Vicinamibacteria bacterium, the genomic segment TCCGCCGGTTCGGGATCTCGATACCCGTCCCGACAGGATACTCGTCCGAGAGCGTCACCGGAAGCTTCCCGGTGAGGTCGATCTCCCCGAAGAGCGCCCGCACGAGGGCTCTCTTCGAAGCCGGCGCGTCATCATAGGCTGCCACGAGCGCCGCCGCCTCGGGAAACTCCGCCAGCCGGTAAGGACTATCGAGGCTCGCGACGACCGATGTATCGGAGAGACTCGGCTTCAGCGATTCCATAACCCGTGAATCCGCGTCCGTCCTCCCAAGCACGAGGAGCACCCGCTCGTCGGGACGCGCCGCAAGCCAGCCTGGGGTGGTGGGCACCTCTCGTGCGTCGACACGAGCTCGCCTTACGCTCGAGGCGCGCCGTTCGAGCTCCTTTGTAATCAGGTCTGGCTCCTCGTCGCGATGGGCCGGGTCGACGAGCTCGACGAGAAAAATTCGCTCAGGTGCTCGACCATCCAGAGGAAGCACCCGACCCCGATTGCGCACGACGGTTACCGCGCGCTCGGCCATGTCTTCGATGCGTTGCTGGACCTCGGGCTTCGCTACGCGTCGTGAGAGGTCGGCAAGATCCACGGTGCGCCGTCGGTGGAGGTCGACCCGTTGCTTCGCCGCGAGGATTCGGCGGACCGACGCGTCGATGCGAGATTCGGTCAGCTCACCACGATGGACCGCGCGCAGCAACGCGCGATAGGTCACGAGGGGATCGGGAGGCACGAGAAGCGCGTCGATGCCCGCGTTGACCGCATCCACCGCCACTTGCCCGTCCCACGCGGACTTCCGCGCACCGCCCATATCGAGCGCGTCGCTCACGACCAACCCATCGAACCCGAGCTGGTCGCGAAGGAGGCCTCCCAGGATATCGGGCGACAAGGTCGCCGGACGGTCGTCACGACCGTCGAGCGCAGGCACGGCGATATGAGCCGGCATCATCGCGGCGACTCGTGCGTCGATCGCGTGACGAAACGGCACGAGCTCCACGCTTTCGAGCTGTTTTCTCGGTTTTCTCAATACCGGAAGGTCGAAATGGGAATCGAGCGCCGTCGCTCCGTGACCGGGGAAGTGCTTGGCGGTCGCGAGAACGCCGAGCGCTTGTGCGCGCCGAATGAAAGCGGCGCCGAGTCTTCCGGCCCGCTCCGGGATTTCTCCAAAAGACCGGGTCCCGATCACGTCGTTGTCAGCGTTGGTATTGACGTCGAGGACGGGGCTGAGCAGGAGATGGACTCCGAGCGCTCTCGCTTCGCGAGCCGTGACCTCCGCTTGGAACTCGATGTCGCGCTCGGTGCCGCCGGCTCCGAACGCCATCGCTCGAGGAAATCGGCTCGCTCCCTTCACGCGCATGCCCGCGCCGTACTCGTGATCCGAAGCCATCAAGAGCGGCAGAGTCGACACCTCCTGGAGTCGATTCACGATGGCAGCGGTCTCGTAGGGGTCTCCGGCGAACAGGACCACCCCGCCGATACGGCCCTCGCGAGCCGCCTCGAGGATCTCTACCATCCGCGGATCGTCTTCGTTGAAGAACGCTCCTTCCGCGCGGGGAAAAATGAGTTGCCCGATCTTCTGTTCGAGCGTCAGGTCACGCAAGGTCGTCTCCACCCAGGAATCCGGTGTCGTGTCCGCGGGGACGCCAGATTGCCGACCCGCGCAGGCGGCAAAGAAAACGAGCAGACCGAAAACAAACGGCTTGGGCACCAGGCGATCCTAGCGCACCGTGGTGTGGCGTAGAATCCGGATCCTATGAAGCGCCTGGTCGTCACCGCGGACGATTTTGGCCTGAGCCCCGGCGTAGTGGCGGGGATCGTCGAGGCCCACCAGCAGGGCATCGTTACCGCCACCTCCCTCATGGTCAACGCCCCGGCCACCCAGGACGCCTTTCGCCAGGCGCGGGCAAACCCGTCGCTCGCGATTGGGCTTCACTTCGTGCTCACGTTCGGCGAGCCCGTGGGACCGAGGAAGCCACTGGGCGCACTGCTCGACAAGGACGGACACTTTCGCCGATGGGACGCGGGCGAGCGCGACCGCGTGAGTCCGGGTCAGGTCCGCGAAGAGCTCCGCGCGCAGCTTCAGAGGTTCGAGAACGGCGTGGGTCGCCCTCCCACGCATATCGATGGCCACCATCACGTCCACGCCGTACCCGGGGTTCTGACCGCCGTGATCGAAGAAGCCCGGGGGCTGAGCATTCCGGTGCGCTCGCCCGACGAGCCGTCGCGCAGCCGACTCCGCCGCGAGGGAATCCCGACCGACGACCACTTCGTGGAAACGTTCTACGGTGAGGGTTTCGTCGGCGAAAGCCCTCTCCTGGAGATCCTGAAGGGGCTCGAGGAGGGAACGAGTGAGCTCATGTGTCATCCGGCAACCGTGGACGATACCCTTGCCTCGCTCACAAGCTATCGCGAGCCGCGCTATGAAGAGCTCCGGACGCTGACCTCGGAAAGAGTGAGACGGGCTCTCGTAGACCTCGGCATCGAGCTCACGAACCGTTGAAACGGGTCGGCCCCCATCGATACGCCCGAGAGCTGAGGCAATTCCAGGGTTGAACGAACCCTCTAAAGCTCTGCGTCCTCACGCTCCTCCCGCTCGGAGCCGGAGCGGGACTCTACGGTGTCGGACGGCGCCGGCAGGAAACAGCGCGATAACGCATCGAGCGATCGAGCTTGTCAACTTCCGTTGTCTGAGCTAGCGCGCTGAGGCGGCCCCGCATCCCGCCTACTCGCGAGGAGCGGTCGCAAGAAGACCACGGCGATGATGACCAGACCCACAGTGCCGAAGAAGATCGAGTCCGTCATCGTCCAGCTTTCCAACCACACTTCGAAAACGTTCACGGTCGTCCCTCCACGTCGATGGGTTAGACACCACCGATCTCGTGAGGGTTCCCGGTCTCAGCGCTGGACTACTGCAGATCCGAGATGAAGCAACCTACAGCCGTGGTGACGGCGGGCTCGAAGGACCGACCCTCGAGCGCCGATTCCATCGCCCCTGCGAGCTCTCTCGTCGTCGGCGCTCTCCAGGCGCCGTAGGTGGGGACCCGGTCGTCGATGCGGCCCCGATAGATCATCGTGCCACCCGCGTCGAACACTGCCGCTTCGGGCGTGATCGAAGCCCCGACGCGACGCACGAGATCATGTTGCGGGTCGCGTAACGCCGGCATGGCGAGCGAATACTCCTCTTTGTGCGCGCGGATGGTCGCCGCGGTCTCCATGCGATCGGGATAGACCAACCAGAGCCTACCGCCTTTCGATGAGAACGAGGCATCGAGTCGCGTCAATTCCGGCGCATAGCGATTCGCGATGGGGCAGTCGCTCCGAACGAACACGAAGGCCGTCGGCTCACCGCCCTCGAAGGGATCTACGGTTCGCCCATCCAGGTCGTAGAGCTCGAGCGAAGGGCGGCACCCAACGGCGAGCAGGACGGCGAGAAACGAGGCGAGCACGGGCCAGCGTCTCATCGCCATCTCAGGGCTCCCGAAGCGCCTGGGCGATCGGCAGACGGACGGCGCGAATCGCCGGAGGCACGGCTCCCACGAGCCCGATGAGGCACGCGTAGACGATCCCCTGTGCGAGAAGCGTCGGGGTCACGGAAAAAGCGAAAGCGACTTGAGAGAAGCTCTGCCAGTTCATCGTCGCCGCGCGAAACCCATCGAAGGCGGCGTAAGCAAGCCCCGCCCCGATCGCTCCTCCGATGAGCGCGAGCGCGGCGCCTTCGGCGAGAACGGAAAGCAGGATGGGCGAGCTCTTGAAACCGAGAGCGCGGAGCGTGGCGATCTCCCGGGTGCGCGAGGCGACGGCGCTGTACATCGTGTTGAGCGCGCCCAGGACGGCTCCCAGGCCCATGAGCGCCGCGATGAGCCTTCCCAAGCCGGTGATGAGGTTCACGATAACCGTCGATTGCTCCGCGTAGTACTCGGTCTGTCGGATCACCTTCACGTTGAGCTTCGGATCTGTCGTCAATCGATCTTTGAAATTCTGAAACAGATCGGGACTCTCGAGTCTTGCGTATACGGCCTGGTACGAATTCCCGCGACGGTAAGCCGGTTGAAGCACGGCGGCATCGGTCCATATCTCCGATTCCGAGAGCCCACCGTTGGCGCCGAAGATTCCCACCACCGTCCATTCCTGCTGGCCCACCGGAATCTTCGATCCGAGATCGAGACCGACGAACTCTCGCCGAGCGCCCGCCCCGACGATCACTTCGTTGCGTCCCCAGTGGAAAGTACGGCCCTCCTCGATCTGGACGTCCCGTCTGACGTCGAAGGTGGCGGGGACGACACCGCGAAGAGGAACGTTGGCGTCCTTGCCCGTGGAACGCAACGGGACGGCAATAATCACGAAGAGCTCGGAAGATGCCATCGGCCCCGCCGGACCGCGAGCGATGCCCTCGGCGTCGGCGATGATGCGCGCGCTCTCTCCCGAAAGACCGCTCATCATCTCGTTGTCCGCCCCCGATCGCATGACCACCGCCGTATCGTCGTTACCCGAGACGGTCATCGCGTGCCGGAAACCCTGCGCGATCGAGAGGACGCCGACGAGAACGGCGACCACGCCGGCGATGCCGAACATGGCGGCGGCGACGGAGCCCTTTCGCGCCGGTAGCGTGCGCAAGTTGACCTCCGACAGAGCTACGATTTGAGTCAGCCAGTTCATCCGAGCCTCCGGAGCGCATCGGCGATGCGAAGCCTACCCGCCTGGAGCGCGGGAAAGCTTCCGGTCACGAAGCCAAGTGCGAGGGCGAGGCCGACGCCGACGAGAACGTCGGCGGTCGGGAAGAAGAAGACGGGTAGCGCTCCCGAGGTCGGATCTCCGAGCGAAATAACAAACCATGCAACCCCAAGACCGAGAAGGCCGCCGATACCTGCGATCGTACAGGCTTCGGCGAGAACGAGACCTACGACCTGGCCGTCGTTGAAGCCGATCGCCTTCAAAACCGCCAACTCTCCGATGCGCTCGCGCACCGACTGCGCCATCGTATTGCCGGCCACGAGGAGAATGGTGAAGAAAACGGCGCTGAGGATCGCGATGACGATGGCGCCGATATTACCGATCTGATCGGCGAACGACTGCAGGAAAGCGCCTTCGGTCTCCGCCTTGGTCTCCGCCGGCGAGTTGGCGAACGTCTGGTCGATGCGTTTGGCGACGGCGGCGGCTTCGCGCGGATTCTCGATGCGCACGACATACCAGCCGACGATTCCCCTTCCGAAGTCGCGAGCCTCGTCGAAATAGTCGTAATGGAAGAAGAACCAAGACGTATCCGTACCCGGCTTGGCTCCGTCGTAGATCCCGAGGAGGTCGAACTCCCACAGCCGGTTTCCCCCGCTGTGCGTCC encodes:
- a CDS encoding glycoside hydrolase family 3 N-terminal domain-containing protein, giving the protein MPKPFVFGLLVFFAACAGRQSGVPADTTPDSWVETTLRDLTLEQKIGQLIFPRAEGAFFNEDDPRMVEILEAAREGRIGGVVLFAGDPYETAAIVNRLQEVSTLPLLMASDHEYGAGMRVKGASRFPRAMAFGAGGTERDIEFQAEVTAREARALGVHLLLSPVLDVNTNADNDVIGTRSFGEIPERAGRLGAAFIRRAQALGVLATAKHFPGHGATALDSHFDLPVLRKPRKQLESVELVPFRHAIDARVAAMMPAHIAVPALDGRDDRPATLSPDILGGLLRDQLGFDGLVVSDALDMGGARKSAWDGQVAVDAVNAGIDALLVPPDPLVTYRALLRAVHRGELTESRIDASVRRILAAKQRVDLHRRRTVDLADLSRRVAKPEVQQRIEDMAERAVTVVRNRGRVLPLDGRAPERIFLVELVDPAHRDEEPDLITKELERRASSVRRARVDAREVPTTPGWLAARPDERVLLVLGRTDADSRVMESLKPSLSDTSVVASLDSPYRLAEFPEAAALVAAYDDAPASKRALVRALFGEIDLTGKLPVTLSDEYPVGTGIEIPNRR
- a CDS encoding carbohydrate deacetylase; protein product: MKRLVVTADDFGLSPGVVAGIVEAHQQGIVTATSLMVNAPATQDAFRQARANPSLAIGLHFVLTFGEPVGPRKPLGALLDKDGHFRRWDAGERDRVSPGQVREELRAQLQRFENGVGRPPTHIDGHHHVHAVPGVLTAVIEEARGLSIPVRSPDEPSRSRLRREGIPTDDHFVETFYGEGFVGESPLLEILKGLEEGTSELMCHPATVDDTLASLTSYREPRYEELRTLTSERVRRALVDLGIELTNR
- a CDS encoding redoxin domain-containing protein; this encodes MAMRRWPVLASFLAVLLAVGCRPSLELYDLDGRTVDPFEGGEPTAFVFVRSDCPIANRYAPELTRLDASFSSKGGRLWLVYPDRMETAATIRAHKEEYSLAMPALRDPQHDLVRRVGASITPEAAVFDAGGTMIYRGRIDDRVPTYGAWRAPTTRELAGAMESALEGRSFEPAVTTAVGCFISDLQ
- a CDS encoding ABC transporter permease; this encodes MNWLTQIVALSEVNLRTLPARKGSVAAAMFGIAGVVAVLVGVLSIAQGFRHAMTVSGNDDTAVVMRSGADNEMMSGLSGESARIIADAEGIARGPAGPMASSELFVIIAVPLRSTGKDANVPLRGVVPATFDVRRDVQIEEGRTFHWGRNEVIVGAGARREFVGLDLGSKIPVGQQEWTVVGIFGANGGLSESEIWTDAAVLQPAYRRGNSYQAVYARLESPDLFQNFKDRLTTDPKLNVKVIRQTEYYAEQSTVIVNLITGLGRLIAALMGLGAVLGALNTMYSAVASRTREIATLRALGFKSSPILLSVLAEGAALALIGGAIGAGLAYAAFDGFRAATMNWQSFSQVAFAFSVTPTLLAQGIVYACLIGLVGAVPPAIRAVRLPIAQALREP
- a CDS encoding FtsX-like permease family protein translates to MTLGRLVLANLMRRKVRTLLTVLCIVVAFVLFGYLSAIRQALSQGVDVADADRLVVRHKVSLIQPLPGSYEAEIEQLPGVAQVAHASWFGGIYQKPSNFFAQAAVQPEDWLSIYPEYLLSDEEKDAWFRTRTGAVVGRATAERFGWKVGDRIPIQATAWTHSGGNRLWEFDLLGIYDGAKPGTDTSWFFFHYDYFDEARDFGRGIVGWYVVRIENPREAAAVAKRIDQTFANSPAETKAETEGAFLQSFADQIGNIGAIVIAILSAVFFTILLVAGNTMAQSVRERIGELAVLKAIGFNDGQVVGLVLAEACTIAGIGGLLGLGVAWFVISLGDPTSGALPVFFFPTADVLVGVGLALALGFVTGSFPALQAGRLRIADALRRLG